The Aerococcus loyolae genome contains the following window.
GATCTTTTTCAATCCTCCAGATCAAATATTTTGGGACATATTAAAAATATATATAACGAAGGAGAATTGGATAAGGAATCAACATGTCGGAAATTCCGACAAGTTCAAATAGAGGGTGATCGAGAGGTTAGAAGAGGGATAAATTTCTACAATCTCGATATGATTATCTCCCTTGGCTACCGCATCCAATCTAAAGTCGCCACTCACTTTCGTCGTTGGGCCACTGAACGTCTGAAAGAATATATTGTTAAGGGCTTTACTATGGATGATGAGCGACTAAAAGGGCAAGCGGGCGGTAATTATTGGAAAGAATTGTTGGATCGCATCCGCGATATTCGTTCCTCAGAGAAGGTTATGTACCGTCAAGTCCTGGATTTATATGCAACCAGTGTTGACTATGATCCCAAGAGTCAGGAGTCTATTGCCTTCTTCAAGATGGTTCAAAACAAATTGCATTTTGCGGCTCACGGACATACGGCAGCTGAAGTTATTTATCAAAGAGCCGATGCGAGACAACCCTTTATGGGGTTGACTACTTTTTCTGGAGCTATGCCGACTATGAAGGATATTCAAGTGGCTAAGAACTACTTAACGGAAGATGAATTGAAGATTTTGAACAATTTAGTTTCTGGGTATTTTGATTTTGCCGAAGTTCAAGCCATACAACATAATCCCATGTATATGAGCGATTACGTTGAACATTTGGATCGTGTCCTCAGCGTGACTGGCCGACCTGTTTTACAATCCGCAGGTAAGATCAGTCATCAACAGGCTATGGATAAAGCGAAGAAAGAGTATCGTGAGTATCAAAAGAATACCTTGTCTCCAGTGGAAGAGGATTACTTACAGGTGATAAAAGCATTGGAGCAAGAGGTCAAGAATGAAGAGAAATAGGAAAACTTACCAACCATACTACTTATCCACCATACCAAAATCAATCCAAGCTTTATCCACGATTCATGTTGAATGTGTTACACAACTAGTCAAAATTAATTAATTGAGGTAAATTGCAATATCAAGTGCATATTTATTTTAAAAAATCCCAGTGTCATGCCAAATAACTAAAAAGCTGATAAAGTCAATAATTCTTGGCCCGTTTTTCTCTAGCTTAAAGTGCTTGATTATCATTTAGAGATTCAGGGTGGGGCTGTCAAGGTGGAGAGCGAAGCGGACCTTGACTGGCCCACACTGAATCTCTATGCTTTGTTAAGCACTTTAGCCTGCTTCTTTAAGCGTTTCCTGAAGTTTCGCAACTTCTAGGTTATAACAGTCGTTAGGGGTTTGATAATCTAAGACCTTTCTAAAGCGATTATTTATTGTATTCGTATAGTGTGCGAGTTCCTGGTATGTCAGCTTTTTAAAGCTTGTCCCTTTGGGCAAGAATTCTCTTAACATGCGATTATGTCTCTCATTACTGCCTTTTTCCCAAGCTGAATAGGCATGGGCGAAAAAGACTTCCAAATCCTTCAGAGCATACTCAAGCTGAGATAGTTTAGAAAATTCACTGCCGTTATCGGTCG
Protein-coding sequences here:
- a CDS encoding virulence RhuM family protein gives rise to the protein MTNQDSNGEIIIYQSEDGTSKLDVKLEDETVWLNVPQLVDLFQSSRSNILGHIKNIYNEGELDKESTCRKFRQVQIEGDREVRRGINFYNLDMIISLGYRIQSKVATHFRRWATERLKEYIVKGFTMDDERLKGQAGGNYWKELLDRIRDIRSSEKVMYRQVLDLYATSVDYDPKSQESIAFFKMVQNKLHFAAHGHTAAEVIYQRADARQPFMGLTTFSGAMPTMKDIQVAKNYLTEDELKILNNLVSGYFDFAEVQAIQHNPMYMSDYVEHLDRVLSVTGRPVLQSAGKISHQQAMDKAKKEYREYQKNTLSPVEEDYLQVIKALEQEVKNEEK